A window of Verrucomicrobiia bacterium genomic DNA:
CGGGGCCTGATCGCGCTGCCGGCCCCGCGTCAGCGCCCCCCCAACAACGTCCTTGGCCACCGGCGGGTCGCCGCGGTGGGGGCGGTGGATGAGACGCCGCTGGAGGGTCCGCTGAGTTCCCTGGGCTCCCTGGAGATCAGCCTGGTCCGCCGCGGCCCCGACGAACCGCTCTTCGCCCACCTGCTCAGCGCCCATCATTATCTGGGGTACAGCCGTCCGGTGGGTGAGCACTTGAAGTATCTGGTGCGGGCCGGCGGACGCCCCGTGGCCTGCCTGGGCTGGGGATCGGCGCCCCGGCGGCTGGGCCTGCGGGATCACTTCCTGGGCGGTCCCCTGCGTCAGTTGCCGTTGATCGCCTACAACACCCGATTTTTGATCCTGCCCTGGGTGCGGGTGCCTTCGTTGGCCAGTCATCTGCTCAGCCGGATCGCCCGGCGGATCTCCCCGGACTGGCAGCAGGCCTATGGGCACCCGGTCCACCTGCTGGAGAGTTTCGTGGACACCAGCCGTTACCGGGGCAGCTGCTACCGGGCCGCCAACTGGATCTGCGTCGGGCGCTCGCAGGGGCGCGGCACCAAGGCCCCCACCCGTGAGGTGCGCTGCGCGCTCAAGGAGTACTGGGTGTATCCGGTGTCGCGGGACTTCCGCCGCCATCTGCTCCAGCCCGATGAATGCTGAGGACATGGTCGAGGGGGTGACGCTGGATGCCGCC
This region includes:
- a CDS encoding DUF4338 domain-containing protein, which gives rise to MSEVLLSYRGREIRAEDLEQIRQLLAAHPGLSRRQLSGRLCALWHWVQPNGAPKDMVCRSLMLLLHRRGLIALPAPRQRPPNNVLGHRRVAAVGAVDETPLEGPLSSLGSLEISLVRRGPDEPLFAHLLSAHHYLGYSRPVGEHLKYLVRAGGRPVACLGWGSAPRRLGLRDHFLGGPLRQLPLIAYNTRFLILPWVRVPSLASHLLSRIARRISPDWQQAYGHPVHLLESFVDTSRYRGSCYRAANWICVGRSQGRGTKAPTREVRCALKEYWVYPVSRDFRRHLLQPDEC